AAAGATAATCAACGATACAAAATGAAGGACCTGACTCATGCCGGGAAGGATTTCTTAATGTAGTGTTACAGATTGGaacaactttttgtttttttcactacGGATCACAGAGAACATATCTAACATATGTCAGCCTTATCTTTATGATGGATACCAAAAGCCTGATAAAATCggtgaaaaaactaaaaacacaacCCTCTTCACCAAtgcaaattgtaattttattttgctcatattatttttgattatttagcCTTTTATGCAGTTTCCTCACTCAGTTGGCTCTTTTATGGTCTGTATAAATacatacaattgaagtcagaagtttacacacagcttagaaatacatttaaactcagtttttcacaattcctgacatttaatcgtagaaaacatttcctgtctgaagtcagttaggatcactactttattttaagaatgtgaaatgtcaggataaaagtatagagagaattatttattttagcttttctttcttccatcacattcccagtgggtcagaagtttacatacactttgttagtatttggtagcattgctttaaatagtttaatttgggtcaaagttttgggtagccttccacaagcttctcacaataagttgctgtcaTTTTTGTCCCATTTGCCCTGTGCCCCCTACTTGCTAGCACACGCTTTTTCAAtcctgcccacacattttctatcagattgaggtcagggctttgtgatggccactctaataccttgactttgttgtcccgtagtcattttgccacaactttggaggtatgcttgtggtcattgtccatttggaagacccatttgcgactgagcaaatgatgtcttgagatgttatttcaatatatccaaataatttccttcctcatgatgcaatctattttgtgaagtgcagcagtccttcctgcagcaaagcacccccacaacatgatgatgcCACCCCCATggttcatggttgggatggtgttcttcagctagcaagcctcacctttttcctccaaacataacaatggtcattatggccaaacagttcaatttcagaaacagtttcatcagaccagaggacatttctccaaaaagtaagatctttgtccccatgtgcacttgcaaactgtagtctggcttttttatggcggttttggagcaatggcttctttcttgctgagcagcctttcaggttatttcgatataggactcgttttactgtggatatagatactgttTCTTCCAGcgtcttcacaaggttctttgctgttgttctgggattgatttgaaattttcacaccaaactacgttcatctctggGAGACAGAAAGTGTCTcgttcctgagcggtatgacAGCTGCtcggtcccatggtgtttatacttttgtattattgtttgtacagatgaaccttctgatgtttggaaattgctcccaaggatgaaccagacttgtggaggtccacaatttatttttctgaggtcttggctgatttcttttcatttttccatgatgtcaaacaaagagacactgagtttgaaggtaggccttgaaatacatccacaagtacacctccaattcagtacacctcctatcagaagctaatcggctaattgtctaaaggcttgacatcattttctggctgcttaaagacacagttaacttagtgaatgtgaacttctgaccaactggaattgtgatatagtcaataaaaagtgaaactttctgtctgtaaacaattgttggaaaaattacttgtgtcatgtacaaagtagttgtcctaaacgacttgccaaaactatagtttgctactATTAAATCTTTGAATTGGTTAAAaattagttttgatgacttaaacctaagtgtatgtaaacttatgacttcaactgtaaatacaaAGAATTGCTTACCATCGCTGTTGATCTAATATGAGGTGCTGCAATGGTTTGCTAGACTTGACTGATTTGAATAGAACATTTATGAGTACTTTGAGGTCTATGAGGTCTGTTTAGTGTAAGGAATTCCTTACATGTGTCTGGCTCTCATTGCAGAGAATAAATCGATGTGTCATAGCTTGGGGGAAAAAaaggcggggggggggggggggtttcggTGTTGGGAGCTTTTCCAGAAACCCTGTGATCCATTCGACTCTATATGTCTCAGCTCTGTTGCAATCACTTCTTCcctactctctttctctctgtcccttTCCTGCTATCTTTTATACTTATGCACCTTTTTTCACTGTCTCCCTTTTTGGCAGTAGAGGTTCCTCAGACATTGGAAGAAACACTTCTCCAGATGTGTAAAGCAGGGCTGGACTACAAGCCATTGTGTCTTCACTGACACTGCAGCTGTGAAGTCAGTCTCCCTTGTGAATGcgaaaatgtgtatgtgtatgtgtgcaggagagataaagtgaaataaaaaagtgTGTCTGGGAGGGTGATAGAGAGAGGCAGAGGTTCAAAGAATGAGTATGTGTGAGATTTTGTGTGTCCCCGAATTCAAGTGATGGTGGCTAACAGTGGGAGTGAGTGGGAGGCAGGAGTTCACCAAAAGGCATTCCTGCCATGTTAGGAATCACTGCTTGGGCAGTATTAATGGGATGGAGTAAAATTGTCCTGCTTTTTACACACCCTCCAAAGCCCTGTGCAACAATTTTTAGAGCAATCATCTCAATCATAAAACAGCTCTAACAATACAGCATTAAAAGagtcatttttattattgttactggcataaaaaaagaaaagaaaaaatacagaaacacacagaatACAGGAAACTTATTCAAAAATGTGTCAGTCTGTTTGTTTAGAAAGTAACCTTCAAAACTAATTTGTGCTCAGATTTACGCTTTCCTAATAATGGCTGTGGCTTTCCGTTTAGATTAGGAGAGCAGATCTCAGTATAAGCAGATAGCATGTGTGCAGCAGTTTCATCTTTACGGGGTCAAAGCTGCTTCCTATTTAatagctaaaaataaataaattattactgAATATTCATCTGTATGGCATTACTTTGTTATGGCCTTGGATCCGTTAATGCTTGAGATGTGAGAGTGGTGTTGTTTAAGATCGTGTCAGCTGTTTCCTTCCTCTTTGGATATCTGGGGGAATCGCTGGGCATGTTTTACACCAGAAATTGGATGGGTGAATCTAGTCCATGATCAGTTTAAACATGTACTGTCAATCAGGCACTGCAGATGCTCCAACAGAGAATCAGAGCTCTTATAGTGCCCTCTGCTGGTCTCTCGCTTCATATCACAAAACTGGTAGAGTGATGCCATTAAAGCGCCCACTGTCCAGCCATTCACATGGGCACTCCGAGAGAGTCCACAAAGCTAAGAGAAAGAGTTAGtcacatttcaaacaaaatcagtactatttttttaaataatgataatgatagcCTGCATAAGCACTTCTAACTGACCTGATTgaaaatatacaggtgaaactcgaaaaattagaatatcgtgcaaaagttcattaatttcagtaattcaacttaaaaggtgaaactaatatattatatagactcattacaagaaaagtaagatatttcaagcctttatttgatataattttgatgattatggcttacagcttatgaaaaccccaaattcagaatctcagaaaattagaatattgtgaaaaggttcagtattgtaggctcaaagtgtcacactctaatcagctaattaatccaaaacacctgcaaagggttcctgagcccttaaatggtctctcagtctggttcagttgaattcacaatcatggggaagactgctgacctgacagttgtgcagaaaaccatcattgacaccctccacaaggagggaaagcctcaaaaggtaatttgcaaaagaagttggatgttctcaaagtgctgtatcaaagcacattaatagaaagttaagtggaagggaaaagtgtggaagaaaaaggtgcacaagcagcagggatgaacgtagcctggagaggattgtcaggaaaaggccattcaaatgtgtgggggagcttcacaaggattggactgaggctggagttactgcatcaagagccaccacacacagacgggtcctggacatgggcttcaaatgtcaaacgtcttacctgggctaaagaaaaaaagaactggtctgttgctcagtggtccaaagtcctcttttctgatgagagcaaattttgcatctcatttggaaaccaaggtcccagagtctggacaaagagaggagaggcacacaatccaagatgcttgaagtccagtgtgaagtttccacagtctgtgttggtctggggagccatgtcatcggctggtgttggtccactgtgctttattaagtccagagtcaacgcagccgtctaccggaacattttagagcacttcatgcttccttcagcagacaagctttatggagatgctgacttcattttccagcaggacttggcacctgcccacactgccaaaagtaccaaaacctggttcaatgaccatggtattactgtgcttgattggccagcaaactcgcttgacctgaaccccatagagaatctatggggcattgctaagagaaagatgagagacatgagaccaaacaatgcagaagagctgaaggccgctattgaagcatcttggtcttccataacacctcagcagtgccacaggctgatagcatccatgccacgccgcattgaggcagtaattaatgcaaaaggggcccaaaccaagtactgagtacatatgcatgattatacttttcagagggccgacatttctgtatttaaaatcttttttttattgatttcatgtaatattctaattttctgagattctgaatttggggttttcatattaagctgtaagccataatcatcaaaattatatcaaataaaggcttgaaatatcttactttgcttgtaatgaatctatataatatattagtttcaccttttaagttgaattactgaaattaatgaacttttgcacgatattctaatttttcgagtttcacctgtaattagTAAAGGAATGAGCCTTTCAAAAGACTAAGTAGtatgctataaaaaaaaactatagtacTTCAATATATACTTCTGGAATTTTTCAATCCACATATCTATAAAAGCTTTTGTATTGTGCAATAATAGACAAATTATATGAcaaaactgtgaaaaaaaataaaattctgtacCTGGTGTTGAAGGCTTGTGTCTGCTAGATGAAATTGAAGTGCTGAAATCCCTTTCTGAGAGGCTGCAGCCCAAAGTAGCGCACATTGCAGTTCCTGAACATCACGACTTTCCTCAGCATGCATCTTGATTATGCACGATTTAATATCTCTCTGTGAACCAAGTTTGCCATTTGAACATATGCTGGAAGCATCATATACAGAATCTTCTGTGAAGTTCTCAGCAAATGTGTATTCTGCTGACGATGTCATGTTACTGCTGTCAAATGTAATAGGACTCGATTCTGATTTATTGTTACAGCAACTGAAGGCTTTGGCATTGTGGGACTGGATCGATTCTGTACACAAATTTGTGTTTGAATATCTTCCTTTTTCCCATGGTTGTAGTTCTGTTGCTTGGCCCAAAAAATGTGGATGGGTTCCATGTTTAAACATACCCTGTTTTAGCTTAACAAAAGCTTGAACCACGGCATTAAGGATTAGCTCACTAGCTAAAACATTCACTCCCTCCACTGCAGAGAATGGGATGCTAGGTCTTTGTTGAGAAGCAGCATCTAACACTGAAGCCACGTCTTCCATGTTGGGCTTGAGGGTTGAATATGATGTTGCTTCTTCCTTCGAAAATGAGGTGTCTCTTCTGCTTTCTATTGTCTCACTTTCAATCAACTCTGCAATAGACTTTACGAAAATGTCATCCGCCAGTTGATAAGCAATAGTTTGCACTCGTTTCATAGAACCCTCTCCATTTACTTCTATCGTGTTTGCGGTAATACAATGCAGAATATCAGCAGACAGTTGTGCTGCATAGTCATACAATCTAGGAATCTCATTTTGATGTCCACCATCATCAACCTCTTCAGCATCCTCTTCTCCTAGACCTTCATGTCGACAGTACTCTAATGATAGTGAGCGCAACAGTCTTACCATGAAGTCTGATTTGTCAGCAGAGGTGTCTGTCATCTGGTTCTCCAATAAGGATTGCATCTGGTCTTTGGGGGTTGGAGGAGGGGGTGAAGGAAGGAACTCTTTAGCCAGTCCCCCCTTTAGCTTCCTTGTAAAACTGGCTCGGCTCTTCATCATCTCTGGAAGTAAAGGGGTGCTTGGAGGAGCATCAGGGTAGTCAATAGAGCCCAGACTGGCCATGCTGTTCAAGGCAGTGGCATATACTGTGGTACCAGATGCTTCATCATATTCCTCCATCTTGGTTTCCATTTCAGATGTGTTTTCATCACAGTGGTACCCCGAGGCACACATGACAGATGCATTTTCGAAAATTCCCTCTATAGCCTCTTTATAACCTCTATCTTCGTATGATTTCCCCATCTCTTGCAATGCTTTGCAACAGACTTGTAATGTTAGCTCCTCAGCTAACATATCCACGTCATTTCCTCTAACTTTGATGGATTCTCTTGGGTCAGTTAGATTGCATTTGTCAAGATGGTATTCGCCTGTCATCATAGCAGAATCTAAGACAGATTTGGCTGTCATCTGTGCAAAGTGATCAATAGACTCTATCTGTTCATTGTCTTGTTCCATCACTTTTTGATCAATATGCTTCATGTTTAATTCTGATGTTTTATCCAGTAGCTGACTGTAAGTTTCCAAAGTAAGCTGGATAGATGATGGGTTATAAGCAGGCTGTGGATATGAATCGCTGTTGATTACTTCCTGAATGGAGTTGTGAGAATGTCAAAATGGAAAAATAGCTGTTATAGGATTTTATTCAATAGCTGCTTTTCTGTAGTACTTGTTTAAGACTTGTGAACTAAATTTAGAGCACAAGGTAAATActtatgaatgaaatgtgtttacaggcttttaaaagtgctgtaaacaatttcagccattttgacattgtatgtggtatttaaaaaaaaattatcacttacagcacctttaaaatactttctatatTTTTGTACTTACACCAGAGAGACCAGACTCTGAACTGACAAGATCACAAAGTTTAAATGTGCGGCACAACCACTCCTCTGTAGTcatctgaaaaagaaagaaagaaaaaaaaaaagattcaaaaatCAAATTTTTATGTAGTTGTTGGAGGCATGATACAGATATTTTGTAGCTTAGGACAACAGACATCAGTGGTCCATTGATATGATGGAGCAGGGTTGCTTTTTGTCCAGATCACATTCTGCATTAGCCTAATTCGAACCATGCTGTAACACACCTGCCTATAATTATCACGTGAACCTGAAGTTCATGAAACATTGTTAGAAGATCATTAGGAGCAGGATAGAGCAAACATTTTCTAGGCTACCAGATATCTTTCACATGTCCTTGAGGACAATAGGAACCCACAGCATGATTTTCTGAAATTCTGGGGTTGTTTGATTGGCATACAGCCCACCCCAAACAAACCTTATTTTATCACCAGATTGTGGCAATCAGTTGTAATGTTTCAGCTGGTTAAGTGTTTGTGAAGCCTTGAACACTGAGGATTTGCAAATGGTGCAATTAGATGACAGGACTGTAAATAAGCAAAAGTAAATGCACTTACTTTATAACCACACAGATCTAGGACCAGCTCGATCTAGCCAAAATCAATGAAAAACCAACCTCAAAACTTTTCTCAGATCAGATGAAAAGAGACAACTTTAGTGCCCTGAAAACCACAAGTGATCAACAGATGAGTTGCTCTCATGGTTCCAGGAAATAAGTCATGTGACAGACAGGAAAAGATGGTGGGTGTTGACAGATGCTAAAAAACTTGATGGTAGATGTTTCCATTTACATTTCCATGAGATCAGTTTTAGAGTCTTTCATCTAATAATTAAAGCAATGATACTTACTGAGTAAGTTGATCCTAGATCAGTATCATGATGCAACTTTTACAGATGTTTAATCTCTGATAAACATCTTCTCAGTCTAAAacttgtgaagcactttgtgtcAGGAtccacatatttatttaatttggctATGATTGCGAAAACCCACTTGTGTGACCTGCAGTGGGTTCGAGTAAGATTACAAGCGCATTTAAAGAGATTTGAAAATATGAAGTCTCCTGGGCAGTGAAGTGGAGACTTCACCTTGAATCTTGGGTTTTGTAATCTGTTTTGTTATGGTTTGATGTCTTTAATACAGGCCTTAAATCCTCACAAGAGAACATCTTATAAACAGATGATTGAGATGTTCTAAGGAGTAATGAAATGCGTGTGCTTGTATTCGTCCAAAGCAAAGCAGTTCTGTTTAACTGCCAAAGGAAACGATGATCTCAAGGCATTTCTCTCTTTTAATTACATCAAATGTCCcatgaaacaaacaaaactcAAAGAGAGTGGGATGAATAGTCTTAAATCAACCCTACACTTCCCTTGTGCAGCAATACagatcaaatattttttacaagtaAAAGCACATGGCATGTGTCATCAAtagtgtcttttttgtttttcaaaaacagctTGAGAGATATCACACTCACATGTTGAGGAATAATTTACTGAATATTTGCTGCAGAGATCACTGCCCAGACAATGAAACACATTTTACCAGTGTGCAGGCGTAACCAAATGTATCAGATGCCACATTGCATGGCTTTAAAATGCTGTATATGATTTTCATCACacaatttttacagtaaaaatctTATTAGATATATCTTCCACATAATTCACAATATTCTGCTGTTTAAAGCAAACATGTAGGCAAAGCAGACATTTAAactgtttaaatattatttacagcagaaattataataataataattccatcACAATCTTGGAGGGGGGAACATACACGTCTTAATTACAGAATGTGACTGGGAAAATATCTGTTTTTCATACCTTGTTCAGGGATATCAGTCAAACAATTTCAGCTTAATATACTTCAGTAGCTCAAGTGAGTGATGGGACCAGAGTGTAGACTATGAAAAGCGTATGCTGACTTCCTATGTGAGATGACATGCATTGAGTGTGGGTGGATGAGGGTGTGGCTTAACTGAAAAGACGACGTAAGGGCAGAAATAAGCAAAGTGATTATCtcacatcacaaaaatgtattaaaactacAAAACCGACTCTATGGGTTTCACCTAGCAGTAGTCTCGTGGGCTGCACGTTCTTCAACCTACAGAGATAAACAACAGCGCGATCAGCGAACTTTATTCCtattggttgctatggtgttttgaaaATTCTACAGTCCCGCCCCTTAACAACGGCATTCTAGGTTGACGCTCATTGGTCTAGTGGAAAGTGCAGTCGGCCAATCAGTTCGCTGTGTGCAATTTTGGACACATGCAGAAAGCAACACGAACTGTTTCAGCCTGCGTTAAGCTTTTTTGCACTATTGTACTTTTTGTAAAAGTTTACACATGATATTCTCcaaaacacttttacatttaaCTTAAGCTATTAAACGCATATATAAAGGTAAGTTCGTTTATTTCTCGATAAACTAAACATTCGTCCGCATGCTGTTCAGAGATATGCGGCTGAGGTTGAATGAGATAAAAACAATTACTGACCGAAGCAAACCTCTTAGATCTGTTTTTGCTTGAACTTTAAGCGACTTTGTCGTAGATCGCACGTTTCCTTGTTACGTTTACAGTAGACCATGTGCTGTTAAACCTGTTTGTATGTAGGCCTATCCATTTGAAACGACAGATAACGTGAAGGATCAGATAAGTAATAACATGCCATTTCCGAGGGGAAAGAAGCCCATCTCCAGCAAAATACCAAAACTGAATACCAAAGGCCTGGAGAACCAGGTATACCAACTAGAACAACTGATATTTGAAATGAATGAGACATTGCTGATCTGTATATTTGACTCTAGCTCTAAACATGTACTGATCTGAGTTTGTGTTTATGCTTTTCAGCAGGATGGGCCCCAGACCAAGCGTTCATCCTCCTCTCCTCAAGGGGCTCCTAAGAAAAGAACTGCTTTTGTGGACATCACCAATGTAAGGCTGCCTCaggttttcattcataaatgtattagtttaaacatgcgttacagctttattgCTTTTATGTTACCTGATTAGGCTGTCTCTCAGAGTTTTTTTTGGCCCCTCAGTTTATTGCTGGATGTCAACACAGTGTTGAGTGTGATTGTCTTTCAACACACTAACTTAAGCGGTTTGCTTGAATAATGCATATCTTCTGCTAATCAGCACAGATTGTACATGTATCATATTCATCCTCCCATTCCATAGTCTTCCTTGAAATCTCATTCAAGCCCAAGCAGGATATAAATCACTTTATTAAAGGTGTCTTGCATTGAGAAATAATAAGGTCCTTGATCTTTTGAAGTATAAGAGGTCAAAGTACTatacaaacatactgtaagtAAGTTAGTctaaaaaaaaaggctttaatGAAACCATCAGCACAAGTCTGCCTCTGCATAAACAGGTCAACGCCTACTTCTTCATCATCTTCTATTTGGCCCACCCACAGGTTCGCTGTTAGAGCGGTGATAAGAGTTGGCACAGCAGACAACACAAGGATCGAGATGCCTGCAAAGTTTACAAAACTTTGTGCAGTGCCAGGTGGTGGAAAAACAGACTCTTTTGATGCATTTGATTCCTAATGATCCAAACATTAGAAAAGAGCGGCTGATGTTTATTATTAATGAAGTCCTGGATCGCATCAGTAAGACAGTTTGTTTGTTCGCTTCAATTTACTGTGGACTCTTTTTAAACAAGACACCGTTCGACGCAGGTTttgcagagagagagacttaaattaaaagttgatgcAGTGCAGTAATGTCGTAACAGACAAGGGTGAGAATCCATGTGAATTGTATTGCTTcatattagggctgaaacgattagtcaacattattGACAACGTTGACAGTAAAAAAGTGTTGACAGAAATTTTAGTTGTCGGAATAGTTTGATATAATTGAACGTATCATGAGGTCATATTAAATTCTAATGATGATGCGTAAGAGGGCATTGCAGTTCGCAACAGACTGAGGAggggaagaattacacagctaacagtccagatgcactctaaactttccaagcttcaggtgatgtagatcaaatcaaatcactttattgtcacactaccatgtacacaagtgcaacagtaggtgaaattcttggattctagattgcaaagtatgagggaattataaggcaaaaa
The sequence above is a segment of the Xyrauchen texanus isolate HMW12.3.18 chromosome 2, RBS_HiC_50CHRs, whole genome shotgun sequence genome. Coding sequences within it:
- the si:dkey-171c9.3 gene encoding uncharacterized protein si:dkey-171c9.3, which gives rise to MTTEEWLCRTFKLCDLVSSESGLSGEVINSDSYPQPAYNPSSIQLTLETYSQLLDKTSELNMKHIDQKVMEQDNEQIESIDHFAQMTAKSVLDSAMMTGEYHLDKCNLTDPRESIKVRGNDVDMLAEELTLQVCCKALQEMGKSYEDRGYKEAIEGIFENASVMCASGYHCDENTSEMETKMEEYDEASGTTVYATALNSMASLGSIDYPDAPPSTPLLPEMMKSRASFTRKLKGGLAKEFLPSPPPPTPKDQMQSLLENQMTDTSADKSDFMVRLLRSLSLEYCRHEGLGEEDAEEVDDGGHQNEIPRLYDYAAQLSADILHCITANTIEVNGEGSMKRVQTIAYQLADDIFVKSIAELIESETIESRRDTSFSKEEATSYSTLKPNMEDVASVLDAASQQRPSIPFSAVEGVNVLASELILNAVVQAFVKLKQGMFKHGTHPHFLGQATELQPWEKGRYSNTNLCTESIQSHNAKAFSCCNNKSESSPITFDSSNMTSSAEYTFAENFTEDSVYDASSICSNGKLGSQRDIKSCIIKMHAEESRDVQELQCALLWAAASQKGISALQFHLADTSLQHQLCGLSRSAHVNGWTVGALMASLYQFCDMKRETSRGHYKSSDSLLEHLQCLIDSTCLN